One region of Neorhodopirellula lusitana genomic DNA includes:
- a CDS encoding lipopolysaccharide biosynthesis protein yields the protein MTVLGRGIGFIRGMAFCRLMDDTDVGRWSMAFGFITLITPVMLLGIPGVLPKFTEYFRLRGQLPSFVRRIAIGTLACTGVFVAAMFFTPSWFGYFIFLKAESASLIYSVATAMVGMIIYNFVSDLNASLRQVRLVSLMQFIHGVGFTVLSLVWLVSGGDFQGLVWMFTAASLIATLPGFASLITNWVAVTTSHKIENQSAELTRSADTQNTNSNNESPCEKDSHDSDVADETGPLDLAGMIRRLAPYALALWMVNLIGNMFELSDRYMILHFLPVPSDLTNGLSLASIASLRETMGQAAVGQYHSGRIIPMVLLSVATMIAGVLVPYLSADWEAKKFAAVRTRVGDTLLAVSLIFTLGSAFAILIGPYVFGTLLQGRYTDGLRLMPMALCFYTWAALVSIGQCYLLTAEKGRSIAIAMFGGLVANIVLNGILLPQFGLTGAVIATLCSHCIVMLGIWSAMVIYGCPITKTWIGLSILPASLLVSPWMAMIAVCVGVVLIWRDDAQRERIVEALPAKVRAFI from the coding sequence ATGACCGTTCTCGGTCGGGGCATCGGGTTCATTCGTGGAATGGCGTTTTGTCGTTTGATGGACGATACCGACGTGGGCCGATGGTCGATGGCGTTTGGATTCATCACCCTGATCACGCCCGTCATGTTGCTTGGGATCCCAGGCGTCTTGCCGAAATTCACCGAGTACTTTCGCTTGCGAGGCCAGCTGCCCTCGTTCGTGCGAAGAATCGCGATCGGTACGCTGGCCTGTACCGGTGTCTTTGTTGCCGCGATGTTCTTCACGCCATCCTGGTTTGGCTATTTCATCTTCTTGAAAGCTGAATCGGCATCGTTGATTTACAGCGTGGCCACTGCGATGGTGGGCATGATTATCTACAATTTCGTTTCCGATCTGAATGCCTCCCTGCGTCAGGTGCGTTTAGTTTCGCTGATGCAGTTCATTCACGGTGTCGGTTTCACGGTGCTGAGTCTGGTGTGGTTGGTCAGCGGTGGTGACTTCCAGGGCTTGGTTTGGATGTTCACGGCGGCCAGCCTGATTGCAACGTTGCCCGGCTTCGCTTCCCTGATCACGAACTGGGTAGCGGTCACCACTTCTCACAAGATCGAAAATCAATCCGCCGAATTGACGCGATCGGCAGATACTCAAAATACAAATTCCAACAACGAATCGCCTTGCGAAAAAGACTCGCACGATAGCGATGTTGCTGATGAAACGGGACCGCTGGACTTGGCCGGCATGATTCGTCGCTTGGCACCCTACGCCTTGGCGTTGTGGATGGTGAACTTGATCGGAAACATGTTCGAGTTGTCCGATCGCTACATGATTTTGCACTTCTTGCCTGTGCCGAGTGATTTGACCAACGGGTTGTCGCTCGCGTCGATCGCATCGCTGCGTGAAACGATGGGCCAGGCCGCTGTGGGACAATACCACTCTGGACGCATCATCCCGATGGTCTTGTTGAGCGTGGCGACCATGATCGCGGGAGTGTTGGTGCCCTATTTGTCGGCCGACTGGGAGGCCAAGAAGTTCGCGGCCGTGCGGACTCGAGTGGGTGACACGCTGTTGGCGGTTTCGTTGATCTTCACGCTCGGTAGCGCTTTCGCCATTTTGATCGGACCTTATGTGTTCGGAACCTTGTTGCAAGGGCGCTACACTGACGGCCTGCGTTTGATGCCGATGGCATTGTGTTTCTACACATGGGCCGCTTTGGTCTCGATCGGCCAGTGCTATTTGCTGACCGCCGAGAAAGGCCGCTCGATCGCTATCGCCATGTTCGGTGGACTCGTTGCCAACATTGTCTTGAACGGAATCCTGTTGCCACAATTCGGGCTAACCGGGGCTGTCATCGCGACGTTGTGCTCACATTGCATCGTGATGTTGGGCATTTGGAGTGCAATGGTGATCTACGGGTGCCCGATCACAAAGACGTGGATCGGGCTTTCGATTCTACCCGCCAGTCTGCTGGTTTCACCCTGGATGGCCATGATCGCCGTGTGTGTCGGCGTCGTGCTGATTTGGCGTGATGACGCTCAACGCGAGCGAATCGTTGAGGCGTTGCCTGCAAAGGTCCGAGCGTTCATCTAA
- the serC gene encoding 3-phosphoserine/phosphohydroxythreonine transaminase, translating into MTASAPSASATDRVFNFSAGPAVLPESVLREVQEEFLCLPGAGASLLEISHRDKLFVEILHNAENTLRSLLGISDDYSVMFMQGGATLQFSAIAANLLRGTDKTAQYLLTGSWGKKAIKEAKKEGKVVTAYDSADTNYDRLPTAADYTCPDDAAYLYYCSNETIQGVQFGSEPECPASVPLVSDASSDFLCRPLPVDKYGLLYACAQKNAGPAGVSVVVMRKDLLDIADPNIPGYLHYKNHHDNDSEWNTPPTFAIYVLGKVARWLQNDIGGLAKMEELNREKSQSLYKIIDESNGFYKGHAQTDCRSLMNVTFNLPSEEMTAKFVSEAGSHRLAALKGHRSVGGIRASIYNAMPREGVQALGDFMTDFASRNSG; encoded by the coding sequence ATGACCGCTTCGGCCCCGTCCGCATCTGCTACCGACCGCGTATTCAATTTTTCCGCCGGCCCCGCCGTCCTGCCTGAATCAGTGCTGCGTGAAGTCCAGGAAGAATTCCTGTGTTTGCCCGGCGCGGGCGCGTCGCTGTTGGAAATCAGCCACCGCGACAAGCTGTTCGTCGAAATTCTCCACAACGCCGAAAATACCCTGCGATCGTTGCTGGGTATCAGTGACGACTACAGCGTGATGTTCATGCAAGGTGGCGCCACGCTACAGTTCTCCGCCATCGCCGCCAACCTGCTTCGCGGAACCGACAAGACAGCCCAATACCTGTTGACGGGTTCTTGGGGCAAGAAGGCGATCAAGGAAGCGAAAAAAGAAGGGAAGGTCGTCACCGCTTATGACAGCGCGGACACCAACTACGACCGCCTGCCAACCGCAGCCGACTACACCTGCCCCGATGACGCCGCGTATCTGTATTACTGCAGTAACGAAACGATCCAAGGCGTCCAGTTCGGAAGCGAACCGGAATGCCCCGCTTCGGTGCCGTTGGTCAGCGACGCGTCCAGCGATTTCTTGTGCCGCCCACTGCCCGTCGACAAGTACGGCCTGCTTTACGCTTGTGCCCAAAAGAACGCAGGCCCCGCCGGCGTTAGCGTTGTCGTCATGCGAAAAGACCTGCTGGACATCGCCGATCCAAACATTCCCGGATACTTGCACTACAAGAACCATCACGACAACGATTCAGAGTGGAACACACCACCGACGTTCGCGATCTACGTGCTCGGCAAAGTCGCTCGGTGGTTGCAAAACGACATTGGCGGCTTGGCCAAGATGGAAGAACTGAACCGCGAGAAGTCTCAGTCGCTGTACAAGATCATCGACGAAAGCAACGGCTTCTACAAAGGTCACGCCCAAACCGATTGCCGTTCGTTGATGAACGTGACATTCAACTTGCCCAGTGAAGAGATGACGGCCAAGTTCGTTTCCGAAGCCGGTTCGCATCGACTTGCTGCTTTGAAGGGTCACCGCAGTGTTGGTGGCATTCGTGCCAGCATCTACAACGCGATGCCTCGTGAAGGCGTCCAGGCGTTGGGCGACTTCATGACTGATTTCGCTAGCCGCAACAGCGGCTAA
- the serA gene encoding phosphoglycerate dehydrogenase, which translates to MHRILVLDDIAQEGIDLLQATEGVEYEVRTKLKGEELRSALNEFDAAILRSGVTITAESLEGNTRLRALARAGVGTDNIDKPAATRRGIVVMNTPAGNTVSTAEHTFAMLLAMSRNLAPANQSLVEGRWDRKKFMGNQVAGKTLGIVGMGRIGREVASRARAFDMNIVAFDPFLTDDQAEALMVKRVETVDEMLPMIDYLTVHTPLTPETKGLIGVAQLEKVKPGLRVINVARGGIYDHDALVEGLKSGKLGGVALDVYENEPCTDSPLFGMPGTICTPHLGASTEEAQTQVAVEGIHLLINYLKTGEIRHSVNVASLDPKTLDELRSYLNISHRLGLLLHQWHGGGIDQVCITYRGAVAGKDTRVLNNAFCAGLLERVVEDANVINSEMLLRERGIELKVEHNSEQGAFTSSITVQVSGSGKTAQAGAAVLGHEMPRLILLDGYRLESFLDGRLFVFSHQDVPGMIGHVGTIFGNHGINIAQMAVGREGNAPGGQAIGVLSLDGDVSEATMKELQAIDAITCAKVIELPKAGELPSWMS; encoded by the coding sequence ATGCATCGCATTCTCGTTCTCGACGATATCGCTCAAGAAGGCATCGATTTACTCCAGGCCACCGAAGGCGTTGAGTATGAAGTTCGCACCAAACTCAAAGGCGAAGAACTCCGTTCGGCGCTGAACGAATTCGATGCGGCGATTCTCCGCAGTGGCGTCACAATCACCGCCGAATCGCTCGAAGGCAACACACGTTTGCGAGCCCTGGCACGAGCGGGTGTGGGCACCGACAACATCGACAAGCCCGCCGCAACCCGCCGCGGAATCGTCGTGATGAACACGCCCGCCGGAAACACGGTCAGCACCGCCGAACACACCTTCGCGATGCTGTTGGCGATGAGCCGTAACCTGGCACCCGCCAACCAAAGCTTGGTCGAAGGTCGCTGGGATCGCAAGAAGTTCATGGGCAACCAAGTCGCGGGCAAAACCCTCGGCATCGTGGGCATGGGACGCATCGGTCGTGAAGTCGCCAGCCGAGCTCGCGCTTTCGACATGAACATCGTTGCTTTCGATCCGTTCTTGACCGACGACCAAGCGGAAGCGTTGATGGTCAAACGAGTCGAAACCGTCGACGAAATGTTGCCGATGATCGACTACCTGACGGTCCACACGCCACTGACCCCAGAAACCAAGGGCCTGATCGGTGTGGCCCAACTCGAAAAGGTCAAGCCAGGCCTGCGAGTGATCAACGTGGCTCGTGGTGGCATCTACGACCACGACGCACTAGTCGAAGGCTTGAAATCGGGCAAACTCGGTGGCGTGGCGTTGGACGTTTACGAAAACGAACCTTGCACCGACAGCCCACTGTTCGGCATGCCCGGTACGATCTGCACACCTCACTTAGGTGCCAGCACCGAAGAGGCCCAAACACAGGTCGCCGTGGAAGGCATTCACCTGCTGATCAATTACTTGAAGACCGGCGAAATTCGCCACAGCGTGAATGTGGCTTCGCTCGATCCCAAGACGCTCGACGAACTGCGTAGCTACCTGAACATCTCGCATCGTTTGGGACTGCTGTTGCATCAGTGGCACGGTGGCGGGATCGATCAGGTTTGCATCACCTATCGCGGTGCCGTGGCCGGCAAGGACACTCGCGTTTTGAACAACGCGTTCTGTGCCGGCTTGCTGGAACGAGTCGTCGAGGACGCCAACGTCATCAACTCTGAAATGTTGTTGCGGGAACGCGGCATCGAGTTGAAGGTCGAACACAATAGCGAACAAGGCGCCTTCACCAGCAGCATCACCGTTCAGGTTTCGGGCAGCGGCAAGACAGCCCAAGCCGGAGCAGCCGTTCTGGGTCACGAAATGCCTCGCTTGATTCTGCTGGACGGCTATCGTTTGGAATCATTCCTGGACGGACGCCTGTTCGTGTTCTCGCACCAAGACGTGCCAGGCATGATCGGTCATGTCGGCACTATCTTCGGCAACCACGGCATCAACATCGCTCAAATGGCAGTCGGACGCGAAGGCAACGCCCCTGGTGGTCAAGCCATCGGCGTCTTGAGCCTCGACGGCGACGTTTCCGAAGCCACGATGAAGGAACTGCAAGCGATCGATGCAATCACCTGTGCCAAGGTCATCGAACTTCCCAAAGCTGGTGAATTGCCTAGCTGGATGAGCTAA